A window of the Bacteriovorax sp. PP10 genome harbors these coding sequences:
- a CDS encoding beta strand repeat-containing protein, whose translation MNRIGLINFRSRLSRINLISLLATLVVGIGCVPNNHISITSQNPKKIASTSTALNATVSNIEVINHQIVITGLNLDTVSAFEIKEGATTTNLSIESKTSTKIIANTLANVTFAAGKIFDFILSNASAAATYTVNFSLCDSTLGGQGFNCTPPTDKQVLSYDAVSGKWKPRSVNGLNYKGAWDPTPGTFPVGASAGDYFISNDDANGYFVGDWIVYNGATYDHISNSSAIISVYGRTGAVVAQEGDYNLDKLSDVDLTTTPPTLNQALVYNGTKWIPGTVSTTETDPTVKAFAKVVLPTCTVSEVLSSDGTSLGCVTDQAGAGVFSGTANRIVTTNGSGALDVTTISDTVLGYLSGATSNIQTQINAKLDWAVSGVATIHPSRLNLTVPNAGKAVITDGSGFITVSPTTSTQLGYLSGVTSSVQTQLDTKISAETDPSVTAFAKAALPTCAAGEVLKANGTVLSCVVDNAGAGSYTGGNNFVVVTNGSGALSDSTITTTKLGYLSGVTSDIQTQLGTKQATIDKTTTQAVSKVRIYGANATNYVELTTGTLTGNRTLTFPDSDGSNGYVLSTDGSGVLSWIAAPSGVETDPTVKAFAKAVLPTCTAGQFLQGDGTNVTCVTGVFSGTANRIVTTDGSGALAVTTISDTVLGYLSGVTSNVQTQLDAKASSASIVDWSSAGVAPTIDPSRLTLGVGNAGKAVITNGSGLLAASATTATQIGYLSNVTSDIQTQINSKAAAYAGGNNFVIVTNGSGALSDSTITTTKLGYLSGVTSDIQTQLGTKQATIDKTTTQDVSKVRIYGANATNYVELTTGALTGNRTLTFPDSNGTSGYVLSTDGAGILSWVANPSSPISTVFGRTGAVVATAGDYTAAQITNTAAGNIAATTAQAAINELDTEKQNISTFAADVRAIALTGISFVTSTAVTATDTILAAFGKLQAQISANTTSISGKADTTNIAQTITANAVTGLTAPSVAADAANKGYVDTNFVANAGGAASVQIGTLAARPVAAAGNTGRMYVVSDTGNEAIYVSTGSAWIKIASNSANGTIALANGGTGSTSFTGNKSVVVNSGGTALVDGPSIDDTTAVAATLVKRGAGGEVYGQYVVPTTTVTENAACTVPVGTIAKDSAGNLLTCQ comes from the coding sequence ATGAACAGAATAGGCTTAATAAATTTTAGAAGTAGATTAAGTAGAATCAACCTTATCTCATTGCTTGCTACTTTAGTTGTCGGGATAGGGTGTGTTCCAAATAATCACATTTCTATTACTTCACAGAATCCTAAGAAAATAGCTTCAACATCAACAGCATTGAATGCGACTGTTTCAAACATTGAAGTGATTAATCATCAGATCGTGATCACCGGCCTTAACCTTGATACAGTAAGCGCTTTTGAAATCAAAGAAGGGGCGACAACAACTAACCTTAGTATTGAATCAAAAACATCGACGAAAATTATCGCCAATACATTAGCTAATGTAACTTTTGCTGCCGGAAAGATTTTTGATTTTATTTTATCTAATGCCAGTGCAGCGGCAACTTATACAGTTAACTTTTCTTTATGTGACTCAACTCTTGGTGGGCAAGGTTTTAACTGTACACCCCCAACTGATAAACAAGTTCTTTCATACGATGCTGTTTCTGGAAAATGGAAACCGAGATCAGTGAATGGCCTTAACTATAAAGGTGCGTGGGATCCGACACCGGGAACTTTTCCAGTAGGGGCTTCAGCGGGAGATTATTTCATCTCTAATGATGATGCCAATGGGTACTTTGTCGGTGACTGGATTGTTTATAATGGTGCAACCTACGATCATATCTCTAACTCTAGCGCCATCATTTCAGTTTATGGACGAACTGGGGCTGTCGTTGCCCAGGAAGGGGATTATAACCTTGATAAGCTATCTGACGTTGACCTTACAACAACTCCTCCAACACTTAATCAGGCCTTAGTCTATAATGGTACAAAATGGATTCCTGGAACAGTTAGTACAACTGAAACAGATCCAACTGTAAAAGCTTTTGCTAAAGTCGTTCTCCCTACTTGTACGGTGAGTGAAGTTTTAAGTTCTGATGGAACATCTCTTGGGTGTGTGACTGATCAAGCAGGGGCCGGAGTTTTTTCTGGAACAGCTAATAGGATTGTGACAACTAATGGATCGGGGGCACTAGATGTCACTACGATTTCTGATACAGTACTTGGCTACCTTTCAGGAGCGACAAGTAATATTCAAACTCAAATTAATGCGAAACTTGATTGGGCCGTATCAGGCGTTGCCACGATTCACCCATCAAGGCTAAACCTTACTGTTCCTAATGCCGGGAAAGCGGTTATTACGGATGGGTCAGGGTTTATAACTGTTTCACCGACAACATCGACTCAATTAGGTTATTTGTCAGGTGTCACTTCAAGTGTTCAAACTCAACTTGATACTAAAATTTCAGCAGAAACAGACCCCAGTGTAACGGCCTTTGCTAAAGCGGCCCTTCCTACATGTGCTGCTGGAGAAGTTTTAAAAGCAAACGGAACAGTGCTTAGTTGTGTTGTCGATAATGCCGGTGCCGGATCTTATACTGGTGGAAACAATTTTGTCGTTGTGACAAATGGCTCGGGGGCCTTAAGTGACTCGACGATTACAACAACAAAGTTAGGTTACTTAAGTGGAGTGACTTCTGATATCCAGACTCAACTTGGTACTAAGCAGGCAACGATTGATAAAACGACAACTCAAGCTGTAAGCAAAGTCCGTATCTACGGAGCGAATGCGACAAACTATGTAGAACTAACAACAGGAACATTAACAGGAAATAGAACATTAACTTTTCCTGATTCTGATGGAAGTAACGGGTATGTTTTATCAACTGATGGTTCAGGGGTCCTTTCGTGGATTGCGGCACCTTCAGGAGTTGAAACAGATCCTACTGTAAAAGCTTTTGCTAAAGCAGTTCTTCCAACTTGTACGGCCGGACAATTTTTACAAGGTGATGGAACAAACGTCACTTGTGTGACTGGAGTTTTCAGTGGAACGGCCAATAGAATCGTCACAACTGATGGTTCCGGAGCACTTGCTGTAACAACTATTTCCGATACTGTCTTAGGATACTTATCGGGAGTGACTAGTAACGTTCAGACTCAATTAGATGCTAAAGCAAGTTCTGCTTCAATCGTAGACTGGTCTTCTGCTGGAGTTGCTCCAACAATTGATCCTTCGAGGTTAACTCTTGGTGTAGGTAATGCAGGCAAAGCTGTTATTACAAATGGAAGTGGATTACTTGCAGCTTCAGCAACTACTGCAACTCAGATTGGATACCTTTCAAATGTCACATCTGATATCCAGACTCAAATCAATTCTAAAGCAGCAGCATATGCTGGTGGAAATAACTTTGTCATCGTGACTAACGGATCAGGTGCTTTAAGTGATTCAACTATCACAACGACAAAATTAGGTTATTTAAGTGGAGTGACTTCTGATATCCAGACTCAACTTGGTACTAAGCAGGCAACGATTGATAAAACGACAACTCAAGATGTAAGCAAAGTTCGTATCTACGGAGCGAACGCGACAAATTATGTAGAACTAACAACTGGTGCATTAACGGGAAATAGAACATTAACTTTTCCAGATTCAAATGGAACAAGTGGGTATGTTTTATCGACTGATGGTGCAGGTATTCTTTCTTGGGTCGCTAATCCATCATCACCAATTTCAACTGTATTTGGTAGAACAGGCGCAGTGGTTGCAACAGCGGGAGATTATACCGCTGCTCAAATTACGAATACAGCTGCAGGTAACATTGCAGCGACAACTGCTCAAGCGGCCATTAATGAACTTGATACAGAAAAGCAAAACATTTCAACTTTTGCAGCTGATGTAAGAGCAATTGCTTTAACAGGTATTTCTTTTGTTACTTCAACGGCAGTGACGGCAACAGACACAATTTTAGCTGCTTTTGGAAAATTACAGGCGCAAATTTCAGCGAATACAACATCAATTTCGGGGAAAGCAGATACAACAAATATAGCGCAAACAATTACAGCGAATGCAGTAACAGGTTTAACAGCTCCATCAGTTGCAGCAGATGCTGCTAATAAAGGATATGTTGACACAAATTTTGTAGCTAATGCAGGTGGTGCAGCTTCAGTGCAGATCGGAACCCTTGCCGCTCGTCCAGTGGCCGCTGCTGGAAACACGGGAAGAATGTATGTAGTAAGTGATACTGGTAACGAAGCCATTTATGTTTCTACTGGTTCAGCTTGGATTAAAATTGCTTCAAACAGTGCCAACGGAACGATTGCATTAGCAAACGGTGGAACAGGATCAACTTCTTTTACAGGTAACAAATCAGTTGTCGTAAACAGCGGTGGGACTGCTCTGGTTGACGGGCCTTCAATCGATGATACAACAGCAGTGGCCGCAACATTAGTTAAACGTGGAGCGGGCGGAGAAGTTTACGGTCAGTATGTTGTACCTACAACGACTGTAACTGAAAACGCAGCTTGTACTGTTCCTGTCGGAACAATTGCAAAAGATTCAGCTGGGAATCTATTAACATGTCAGTAA
- a CDS encoding DUF4423 domain-containing protein — MKIISKINSEFDRRKAINPRYSLRAYAKSLNLDVSVLSRILANKSPISPKILTKIAVPLAITPEEFRKIEDEILLSKKSRRAAPHAETSAIQQLQAEEFKIIQDWYNYVILELTNIKDFEPSAEWISKKLSISEAEAQLALERLVKLNLLVQTDDGQFTASGSFTSGIQENFTTVAMRMRQKQVLQRASDAIDLVEFSERDQSAVTIAMDTALIPEVKDKIKKFRRSLANYIFKKSKNKNRVYEISISLFPWDNEEL; from the coding sequence ATGAAGATTATCAGCAAGATTAATTCTGAATTCGACCGTAGAAAAGCGATTAACCCACGTTACTCATTACGTGCGTACGCAAAATCACTGAACCTTGATGTTTCAGTTCTATCGCGTATCCTTGCTAATAAATCTCCTATTAGTCCAAAGATCCTTACAAAGATCGCAGTCCCACTTGCTATTACTCCTGAAGAATTTAGAAAAATTGAAGATGAAATTCTTCTAAGTAAAAAATCACGCAGAGCTGCTCCTCACGCAGAAACTTCTGCCATTCAACAGCTACAAGCTGAAGAATTTAAGATCATTCAAGACTGGTATAACTACGTTATCCTCGAGCTGACAAACATCAAGGATTTCGAGCCAAGTGCAGAATGGATTTCAAAAAAATTATCAATCAGTGAAGCGGAAGCTCAACTGGCCCTTGAAAGACTGGTAAAACTAAACCTTCTTGTTCAGACTGATGACGGGCAATTTACGGCCTCTGGAAGTTTCACTAGTGGTATCCAGGAAAACTTCACAACTGTTGCCATGAGAATGAGACAAAAACAGGTTCTTCAAAGAGCAAGTGATGCTATTGACCTGGTTGAATTCTCAGAAAGAGATCAAAGTGCCGTGACTATTGCTATGGATACTGCACTTATTCCTGAAGTGAAGGATAAAATTAAAAAATTCCGTCGCTCACTGGCCAACTATATCTTCAAGAAGAGTAAAAACAAAAACCGTGTTTACGAAATATCAATTTCACTTTTCCCATGGGACAACGAGGAATTATGA
- a CDS encoding TldD/PmbA family protein has product MKNTLQKIIDQSLHAGAEACDVIVSSAESMNLGALDGNLDKFKVSKTSMFGVRVIKNKKVGLSYSESFDDDAIAFAAKNAVSNADYSDQSEHETISITNSKDFIGKAPVKDTSSTEEKIEFALKLESEIKKRDSRIQSVPYNGITVSNSSAYYLNSLGRYTEESDFAMSAYTSSLIKEGDVSSMHYASMQGRDLSKLDLEGSIEECLEHSINWLTAAPVPTGSYDVIFHTEVLSSLIGSFSSCFSAKAAITKTNMWENKLNELVAFSNFTLIDSPAYEDAFYKQYVDAEGAEKVDLTMIENGVLKSFYHNTATANHFGTKTTGHASRGPRSSLGVSRSNWIILPGTSSESDMTEGTYLEVVDVMGMGPGTNSISGEFSFGASGYLCKNGKRIQPVKGITIAGNFNRLLSGISRMGTELKTNDSANTFSPLIRFSDLSVAGK; this is encoded by the coding sequence GTGAAAAATACACTTCAAAAAATTATTGATCAATCACTGCACGCTGGTGCCGAAGCTTGTGACGTTATTGTCAGCTCTGCTGAATCAATGAACCTGGGAGCTCTTGATGGCAACCTGGATAAATTCAAAGTTTCAAAAACATCTATGTTTGGTGTGCGAGTTATTAAGAATAAAAAAGTAGGACTTTCTTATTCAGAAAGTTTTGATGACGATGCGATTGCCTTTGCTGCAAAAAATGCTGTCTCCAATGCAGACTACTCTGACCAGAGTGAGCACGAAACGATTTCAATCACAAATTCAAAAGACTTCATTGGTAAAGCTCCTGTAAAAGATACCAGCTCAACTGAAGAAAAAATTGAATTTGCACTAAAGCTGGAAAGTGAAATTAAAAAAAGAGACTCGCGCATTCAAAGTGTTCCTTACAATGGAATTACGGTGAGCAACTCTTCAGCATACTATTTAAACTCTCTTGGCAGATACACTGAAGAAAGTGATTTCGCCATGAGTGCTTACACTTCTTCACTTATTAAAGAGGGTGACGTTTCATCAATGCACTACGCTTCTATGCAAGGTCGCGATCTTTCTAAATTGGATCTCGAAGGCTCTATTGAAGAATGTCTTGAACACTCTATTAACTGGCTTACAGCTGCACCTGTTCCAACAGGTTCATATGATGTCATTTTTCACACTGAAGTTTTATCAAGCTTAATTGGATCTTTCTCAAGTTGTTTTTCAGCAAAAGCTGCAATTACAAAAACGAATATGTGGGAAAATAAACTAAACGAGCTGGTCGCTTTTTCAAATTTTACGTTGATCGACTCTCCTGCTTACGAAGACGCTTTCTATAAGCAATATGTCGATGCTGAAGGCGCAGAAAAAGTCGATCTGACGATGATTGAAAACGGTGTCCTGAAATCTTTTTATCATAATACGGCCACTGCTAATCACTTTGGGACTAAGACCACAGGTCACGCTTCCAGAGGACCTAGGTCTTCTCTAGGTGTTTCTCGTTCAAATTGGATCATTCTTCCTGGAACAAGCTCTGAATCAGATATGACAGAAGGAACTTACTTAGAAGTTGTCGATGTGATGGGAATGGGACCTGGAACCAATAGTATTTCCGGTGAGTTTTCATTCGGGGCAAGCGGATACCTATGCAAAAACGGTAAAAGGATCCAGCCCGTGAAAGGAATCACAATTGCTGGTAACTTTAATAGACTCCTGTCTGGAATTTCCAGAATGGGAACAGAGTTAAAAACCAATGACTCTGCTAATACTTTTTCACCGCTGATCAGGTTCAGTGATTTATCAGTAGCAGGAAAATGA
- a CDS encoding TldD/PmbA family protein: MLQKEIAHDVIAYAISLGADFCELFIEKTSVQNIVYNSKKIKDISSGIDSGIGVRLIYGQMALYAFSNSTKKEDLLDMVKKLATQFTHKANPLKPTTFNFNKLQYQEVRSIPNTDALLPEKIEALKKLDQLTRAQSPLISQVSLNFLQKEQNVEIFNSEGLHATETRPYIRIYSSAVASDGTEQATGSTAPGRRGGFNFIETLNFSETAEIVAKQALTVLKAKPCPAGMMPVVIENGFGGVIFHEACGHLLETTSVERKSSILWDKKGELIAHPAVSAVDDGTNEELWGSLSIDDEGMPTQKTQLIKNGVLENFISDKLGFMKTGHARTGSGRRQNYRFAPASRMRNTYIDKGTSTLDDMLQSMGDGLYCAAMGGGSVNPGTGEFNFSVNEGYLVKNGKIQHAIKGATLIGKGAEILKKISMVGDNLECTAGMCGSVSGSIPTTVGQPALKVDDILVGGQA, translated from the coding sequence TTGTTACAAAAAGAAATCGCTCACGATGTCATCGCCTATGCCATCAGTCTGGGTGCAGATTTTTGCGAATTGTTTATTGAAAAAACCAGCGTTCAAAATATTGTCTATAACTCAAAAAAGATCAAAGACATCTCTTCAGGAATTGATTCCGGAATTGGTGTGCGTTTGATTTATGGGCAGATGGCCCTTTATGCGTTTTCTAATTCGACGAAAAAAGAAGACCTGCTCGATATGGTGAAAAAACTGGCGACACAGTTTACTCATAAAGCAAATCCTCTGAAACCCACGACTTTCAACTTCAACAAACTTCAATACCAGGAAGTGAGATCTATTCCCAATACAGATGCTCTTTTGCCGGAAAAGATTGAGGCCTTAAAAAAATTAGATCAGCTCACTCGCGCTCAAAGTCCATTGATCTCTCAGGTCTCACTAAATTTTTTACAAAAAGAACAGAACGTTGAAATTTTCAACTCAGAAGGTTTGCACGCAACTGAAACCAGACCCTATATCAGAATCTATTCCTCAGCTGTCGCCTCAGATGGAACTGAACAGGCAACAGGCTCAACGGCACCAGGAAGACGTGGTGGCTTTAATTTTATTGAAACCCTAAACTTCAGTGAGACGGCAGAGATTGTCGCAAAACAAGCACTGACAGTTTTAAAAGCAAAACCGTGTCCTGCGGGAATGATGCCGGTAGTGATTGAGAATGGTTTTGGTGGAGTTATTTTCCATGAAGCTTGTGGGCATTTATTAGAAACAACGTCGGTAGAAAGAAAGTCATCAATCCTCTGGGATAAAAAAGGTGAACTGATCGCCCACCCTGCAGTAAGTGCAGTTGATGATGGAACGAATGAAGAGCTTTGGGGAAGTCTTTCAATTGATGATGAAGGAATGCCGACACAAAAAACTCAGCTGATTAAAAATGGAGTTTTAGAAAACTTCATCTCAGATAAACTTGGTTTCATGAAAACAGGACATGCTAGAACTGGCTCAGGAAGAAGACAAAACTATCGTTTCGCTCCTGCTTCAAGAATGAGAAACACTTATATCGATAAAGGAACTTCTACTCTGGATGACATGCTTCAATCAATGGGTGACGGTCTTTACTGTGCGGCCATGGGTGGTGGGTCAGTGAATCCAGGTACAGGCGAATTCAACTTCTCAGTTAACGAAGGTTACCTGGTGAAAAATGGAAAAATACAGCACGCGATTAAAGGTGCGACTCTCATTGGTAAGGGTGCCGAGATCTTAAAAAAGATCAGCATGGTTGGTGACAACCTGGAGTGCACGGCCGGAATGTGTGGATCTGTCAGTGGAAGTATTCCTACGACAGTAGGACAACCCGCTCTCAAAGTGGATGATATTTTAGTTGGAGGTCAAGCGTGA
- a CDS encoding methyl-accepting chemotaxis protein — MNNLLDYKNVTKMNAVLIIILLASIASSLWTSFEVNKSNEKRLVSLQLAQELQQSSNDLTLNARLYVVTGDQKWEDQYNYIVDWRNGKKPRPDGRQIPMDDLLKNAGFTEEEFAELKKANGLSTDLIATEVEAMNAVKGLYKDETGAYTKKSEPNLEHARTLMHNKTYTDFIVSIGQPIKAFNDLLKVRLNNEVDKFSHRIVVLQVVTFMIAILIFSLSTLSSRTLKKVLAVAIAKLTGSSDKIKEVMNGLSAAGESLSSLSTEGAASVSETAAAVDETNSMITNNKELAINTSTTTHRSRDNANKGKEVVLHMATLMQEINTVNEEVARTVEQGNVRFGEVVNMINEISNKTKIINDIVFQTRILSFNASVEAARAGEQGKGFAVVAEEIGNLAALSGKSATEITAILDQSITNVKTIVDETRSTVEKIIKVAKSKSYEGQQIAKECSLVLEDIVSEVSKVVTMSDQITSASTEQAHGMGEIAKAMENIDQSAHETSHLSKKVSQISDELNAEIHSIVDMIQEIGKLTNG; from the coding sequence ATGAACAATCTCTTAGATTACAAAAACGTTACAAAAATGAATGCGGTTTTAATCATCATTCTACTTGCGAGTATCGCCTCATCTCTTTGGACATCATTTGAAGTTAACAAGTCCAATGAGAAGCGTCTGGTGTCCCTGCAGCTAGCTCAGGAACTACAACAAAGCTCAAATGACCTGACTTTAAATGCGAGATTGTATGTCGTTACCGGTGATCAAAAATGGGAAGATCAATACAATTATATTGTCGACTGGAGAAATGGTAAAAAACCTCGTCCCGATGGAAGACAAATTCCAATGGACGATTTATTAAAAAATGCAGGCTTTACAGAGGAAGAATTTGCCGAGCTAAAGAAGGCAAATGGCCTTTCAACAGACTTAATTGCAACAGAAGTTGAAGCAATGAACGCGGTAAAAGGTCTTTATAAAGACGAAACCGGAGCTTACACAAAAAAATCCGAACCGAATTTAGAGCACGCCAGAACTCTTATGCACAATAAGACTTACACCGATTTTATCGTTTCAATCGGTCAGCCAATTAAAGCTTTTAACGATCTATTAAAAGTAAGACTTAATAACGAAGTTGATAAATTCAGTCACCGTATCGTTGTTCTTCAGGTAGTGACTTTCATGATCGCTATTTTAATTTTTTCGCTTTCAACTCTTTCTTCTCGTACGCTCAAAAAAGTTTTAGCTGTGGCCATCGCAAAACTAACAGGCTCATCTGATAAGATCAAAGAAGTCATGAACGGTTTATCGGCCGCAGGAGAATCTCTTTCGAGTCTTTCAACAGAAGGTGCCGCTTCTGTTTCAGAAACCGCCGCTGCCGTTGATGAAACCAATTCGATGATTACGAACAATAAAGAACTAGCTATCAATACTTCAACGACAACTCACAGAAGTAGAGACAATGCCAATAAAGGAAAAGAAGTTGTTCTTCACATGGCAACTCTTATGCAAGAAATTAATACTGTAAACGAAGAAGTGGCAAGAACGGTTGAGCAAGGAAATGTGCGCTTTGGTGAAGTTGTTAATATGATCAATGAGATCAGTAATAAAACTAAAATCATTAATGATATTGTTTTTCAAACCAGAATCCTCTCTTTCAATGCTTCTGTTGAAGCAGCTCGTGCCGGTGAACAAGGAAAAGGATTTGCAGTTGTTGCTGAAGAAATCGGGAACCTTGCTGCTCTTAGTGGTAAGTCTGCAACTGAAATCACCGCCATCTTAGATCAAAGTATTACGAACGTAAAAACCATTGTTGATGAAACAAGATCGACTGTTGAAAAAATTATCAAAGTTGCAAAATCTAAATCATACGAAGGTCAGCAAATCGCCAAAGAATGTTCACTGGTTTTAGAAGATATTGTTTCTGAAGTTAGTAAGGTTGTGACAATGTCAGATCAGATTACTTCAGCGAGTACAGAACAAGCACATGGGATGGGAGAAATCGCTAAAGCGATGGAGAACATTGATCAGAGTGCTCATGAGACGAGTCACCTTTCTAAAAAAGTAAGCCAAATTTCTGATGAATTGAATGCTGAAATTCACTCGATTGTAGACATGATTCAAGAGATTGGAAAATTAACGAACGGATAG
- a CDS encoding DUF421 domain-containing protein: MTQDLFHLSVSPWELILRTVAVYLVILFLLRVAGRKQIAQMGPTELVAMLLISNAVQNSMNAGDNTLIGGLISAVTLIFLSKGISHVTYHSQVMSHLIEGRPIILVMDGKVQKNELKKILMTLPQLRALLMLQGVENVSKLHRVVMDSEGRLLVVHDNPKSLLDGDGDISV, translated from the coding sequence ATGACTCAGGATTTATTTCATTTATCAGTCTCTCCATGGGAGCTTATTTTAAGAACTGTTGCCGTTTATCTTGTGATCTTGTTTCTTCTAAGAGTTGCCGGCAGAAAACAAATTGCCCAAATGGGCCCTACTGAATTAGTGGCCATGTTACTTATCAGTAATGCTGTTCAAAACTCTATGAACGCCGGAGACAACACTTTAATCGGAGGTCTAATCTCGGCGGTGACTTTGATTTTTTTAAGCAAAGGCATCAGCCATGTCACATATCATAGCCAGGTCATGAGTCACCTCATTGAAGGTAGACCGATTATCCTGGTGATGGATGGAAAAGTTCAAAAAAATGAATTGAAAAAGATCCTAATGACGCTACCGCAACTACGTGCGCTACTTATGCTGCAAGGGGTGGAGAACGTCTCTAAACTCCACCGCGTAGTGATGGATTCAGAGGGAAGGCTGCTGGTTGTGCACGATAACCCTAAAAGTTTATTAGATGGGGACGGGGATATTTCAGTGTAA